A stretch of the Vitis riparia cultivar Riparia Gloire de Montpellier isolate 1030 chromosome 13, EGFV_Vit.rip_1.0, whole genome shotgun sequence genome encodes the following:
- the LOC117929392 gene encoding EEF1A lysine methyltransferase 4 isoform X2, with translation MYRDVSSCNSYNYGDALYWDARYIQEAGSFDWYQRYSALRPFVRRYIPTSSRVLMVGCGNAVMSEDMVKDGYEEIMNIDISSVAIEMMRRKHEHIHQLQYMQMDVKDMSFFPDESFDCVIDKGTLDSLMCGTDAPISASRMLGEVSRLLKPGGIYMLITYGDPTVRMPHLGRPVYNWKVELYVIPRPGFQKPAGSTSSAKSYLEPVPTTEKGLLLPEPPSSRQTFSELSVSIDHDSIVMLCRPNYHLTVKTDG, from the exons ATGTACAGGGACGTCTCCAGCTGCAACTCCTACAACTATGGCGACGCTCTCTACTGGGACGCCCGCTACATCCAGGAGGCTGGCTCCTTCGACTGGTACCAGCGCTACTCTGCTCTTCGCCCCTTTGTCCGCAGATACATCCCCACCTCGTCTCGCGTCCTTATGGTTGGTTGTGGCAATGCCG TTATGTCAGAGGACATGGTCAAGGATGGGTATGAAGAAATAATGAACATTGACATTTCATCAGTTGCCATTGAGATGATGAGAAGGAAACATGAGCACATCCATCAACTGCAAT ATATGCAAATGGATGTCAAGGATATGAGTTTCTTCCCAGATGAATCATTCGATTGCGTTATTGACAAAG GAACTCTTGATTCTTTAATG TGTGGGACCGATGCTCCAATTAGTGCTTCTCGGATGCTGGGGGAAGTGAGCAG GCTTCTTAAACCTGGAGGGATCTATATGTTG ATAACCTATGGTGATCCAACAGTAAGGATGCCTCATTTGGGTCGACCAGTATACAATTGGAAAGTTGAATTATACGTCATTC CCAGACCAGGATTCCAAAAGCCAGCAGGTTCTACTTCGTCAGCAAAATCATACTTGGAACCGGTTCCTACCACTGAGAAAGGGCTACTTCTTCCAG AACCCCCGTCTAGTCGACAGACATTCTCGGAGTTATCAGTGTCTATTGACCATGATTCCATTGTTATGCTCTGCAGGCCAAATTATCATTTGACTGTGAAAACAGATGGATGA
- the LOC117929392 gene encoding EEF1A lysine methyltransferase 4 isoform X1 has product MYRDVSSCNSYNYGDALYWDARYIQEAGSFDWYQRYSALRPFVRRYIPTSSRVLMVGCGNAVMSEDMVKDGYEEIMNIDISSVAIEMMRRKHEHIHQLQYMQMDVKDMSFFPDESFDCVIDKGTLDSLMCGTDAPISASRMLGEVSRLLKPGGIYMLITYGDPTVRMPHLGRPVYNWKVELYVIPRPGFQKPAGSTSSAKSYLEPVPTTEKGLLLPGFVLEDPDSHYIYICEKMDETAELGNIPAYPLTSDVL; this is encoded by the exons ATGTACAGGGACGTCTCCAGCTGCAACTCCTACAACTATGGCGACGCTCTCTACTGGGACGCCCGCTACATCCAGGAGGCTGGCTCCTTCGACTGGTACCAGCGCTACTCTGCTCTTCGCCCCTTTGTCCGCAGATACATCCCCACCTCGTCTCGCGTCCTTATGGTTGGTTGTGGCAATGCCG TTATGTCAGAGGACATGGTCAAGGATGGGTATGAAGAAATAATGAACATTGACATTTCATCAGTTGCCATTGAGATGATGAGAAGGAAACATGAGCACATCCATCAACTGCAAT ATATGCAAATGGATGTCAAGGATATGAGTTTCTTCCCAGATGAATCATTCGATTGCGTTATTGACAAAG GAACTCTTGATTCTTTAATG TGTGGGACCGATGCTCCAATTAGTGCTTCTCGGATGCTGGGGGAAGTGAGCAG GCTTCTTAAACCTGGAGGGATCTATATGTTG ATAACCTATGGTGATCCAACAGTAAGGATGCCTCATTTGGGTCGACCAGTATACAATTGGAAAGTTGAATTATACGTCATTC CCAGACCAGGATTCCAAAAGCCAGCAGGTTCTACTTCGTCAGCAAAATCATACTTGGAACCGGTTCCTACCACTGAGAAAGGGCTACTTCTTCCAGGTTTTGTTTTGGAGGATCCAGATTCTCACTATATATACATCTGTGAAAAGATGGATGAAACAGCAGAGCTAGGCAACATACCCGCCTATCCATTGACTTCTGATGTTTTGTAG
- the LOC117927908 gene encoding uncharacterized protein LOC117927908: protein MEKTEDQINGEEKQEHALPPMALNHVSRLCRSVKESIDFYVKVLGFVLIQRPQVLHFDGAWLFNYGVGIHLVQAKEEDYCRLPDRDHLDPMDNHISFQCEDMEAMEQRLKDFNIKYMKRTIKDEHGTAIDQLFFNDPDGFMIEICNCENLKLVPAGSLGQIKLPLDRHNPPVELANGNHGGHDLAELP from the exons ATGGAGAAGACAGAAGATCAGATCaatggagaagaaaaacaagagCATGCGCTTCCTCCGATGGCACTCAACCATGTGTCTAGGCTGTGCAGGTCTGTGAAAGAGTCCATAGATTTCTACGTGAAGGTTCTAGGGTTTGTGTTGATTCAGAGGCCCCAGGTTCTGCATTTTGATGGGGCGTGGCTGTTCAACTACGGGGTTGGGATCCACCTGGTGCAGGCTAAGGAAGAGGATTACTGTAGGTTGCCTGATAGAGATCACTTGGACCCCATGGACAACCATATCTCCTTCCAG TGTGAAGACATGGAAGCAATGGAGCAAAGACTAAAGGACTTCAACATAAAGTACATGAAGAGGACAATAAAGGATGAGCATGGAACTGCAATCGACCAACTCTTCTTCAATGACCCAGATGGATTCATGATAGAGATCTGCAACTGTGAGAACCTCAAGCTTGTCCCTGCAGGTTCATTAGGCCAAATCAAACTCCCACTTGATCGACATAATCCTCCGGTCGAATTGGCAAACGGCAACCATGGTGGTCATGATTTAGCTGAATTGCCATGA